From a single Micromonospora carbonacea genomic region:
- a CDS encoding sensor histidine kinase, with protein sequence MSGAAVDATSPVDRSTRRRGFVLVAAHTLWLWLLLPPAAAIARGQVRPAPVAAAGLVVFALLYLVLVAVPVAGLAVRPALHHAGLVLLALLGVALAATYAGAPQGWLALLMYVCSAGAVGLIRANRAFAWVGGSVAAVLVIGATRRLPADDTARIALITLLAGAMTLAFARVARLVDELRRTQRELARAVVERERLRFAKDLHDLLGHTLSLMVVKAEVARRLASADPHRAAAEAADIERIGRTALTEVREAVTGYREHSFGRELDNARTVLADVGITVTVRGDVHRLDVEVDDAFGWVLREGATNVLRHSRASRCDIGVDIDADGAVLTIRDNGVGGRPDLGNGLRGLAERLSQVGGTLQVGPAPGGGLLLTGRVPAHPRATGTG encoded by the coding sequence ATGTCCGGTGCTGCGGTCGACGCGACGAGTCCGGTCGACCGCAGCACGCGACGCCGTGGGTTCGTCCTCGTGGCTGCCCACACGCTGTGGCTGTGGCTGCTGCTGCCGCCGGCCGCCGCGATCGCGCGGGGGCAGGTCCGGCCCGCGCCGGTGGCGGCGGCCGGGCTGGTCGTCTTCGCGCTGCTCTATCTCGTGCTGGTGGCGGTGCCGGTGGCCGGCCTGGCCGTCCGGCCGGCTCTGCACCACGCCGGGCTGGTCCTGCTCGCGCTGCTCGGGGTCGCGCTCGCCGCGACGTATGCCGGTGCCCCGCAGGGGTGGCTGGCCCTGCTGATGTACGTCTGCTCCGCGGGCGCCGTGGGGCTGATCCGGGCGAACCGGGCCTTCGCCTGGGTCGGCGGCAGCGTCGCCGCCGTGCTGGTGATCGGGGCCACGCGACGGTTGCCCGCTGACGACACCGCCAGGATCGCGCTGATCACCCTGCTCGCGGGTGCCATGACGCTGGCGTTCGCCCGGGTGGCCCGCCTGGTGGACGAGTTGCGCCGCACCCAGCGGGAACTGGCCCGCGCGGTGGTGGAACGGGAGCGGCTCCGGTTCGCCAAGGACCTGCACGACCTGCTCGGTCACACGCTGTCGCTGATGGTGGTGAAAGCCGAGGTGGCCCGCCGGCTCGCCTCGGCGGACCCGCACCGGGCCGCGGCGGAGGCGGCCGACATCGAGCGGATCGGCCGCACCGCGCTCACCGAGGTACGCGAGGCGGTCACCGGCTACCGGGAGCACAGCTTCGGCAGGGAACTGGACAACGCCCGGACCGTCCTGGCCGACGTCGGCATCACCGTCACCGTGCGAGGAGATGTCCATCGACTCGACGTCGAGGTCGACGACGCGTTCGGCTGGGTGCTCCGGGAGGGAGCGACGAACGTGCTGCGGCACAGCCGGGCCTCGCGATGCGACATCGGGGTCGACATCGACGCCGACGGGGCGGTGCTGACCATCCGGGACAACGGGGTGGGCGGTCGACCGGACCTTGGCAACGGCCTGCGTGGCCTCGCCGAACGGCTCTCACAGGTGGGCGGGACGTTGCAGGTCGGCCCGGCTCCCGGCGGCGGTCTGCTGCTCACCGGCCGGGTTCCCGCGCACCCGAGGGCGACGGGGACCGGATGA
- a CDS encoding GNAT family N-acetyltransferase, whose protein sequence is MLRIRQFRWNDYDAVAAVWTAAGRDVVPRPELQAKLTRDPELFLVGEAHGDVVAVVLGAYDGRRGWFLRLAVHPAHRRRGIASRMVDELERRFTALGCPRVNLLVMPDNEAGLRFWQALGYLPMPDVLCTKPMPPAPR, encoded by the coding sequence GTGCTGCGCATCCGGCAGTTCCGCTGGAACGACTACGACGCCGTCGCGGCGGTGTGGACCGCGGCCGGCCGCGACGTCGTGCCCCGGCCCGAGCTGCAAGCCAAGCTCACCCGGGACCCCGAGCTGTTCCTGGTCGGTGAGGCGCACGGCGACGTGGTGGCGGTGGTGCTGGGCGCCTACGACGGACGACGCGGCTGGTTTCTCCGGCTCGCCGTCCACCCCGCACACCGGCGTCGGGGCATCGCCAGCCGGATGGTGGACGAACTGGAGCGGCGCTTCACGGCGCTGGGCTGCCCGAGGGTGAACCTGCTGGTAATGCCGGACAACGAGGCCGGGCTGCGATTCTGGCAGGCGCTCGGCTACCTGCCGATGCCCGACGTGCTGTGCACCAAGCCGATGCCACCCGCCCCGCGCTGA
- a CDS encoding response regulator transcription factor: MIRLLLAEDQGMMRGALALLLNLEPDIEVVAQVGTVAEAMEAARDVRPDVALLDIEMPDGSGLDTAAMLREQVPDCRVLILTTFGRPGYLRQAMEAGAAGFLVKDGPVEQLAVAVRRVLAGHRVIDPALAAAALAAGPNPLTCRERHVLTAAADGATIADIAARLHLSESTVRNYLSAAIGKTGTRNRIEAARSARANGWI; encoded by the coding sequence ATGATCCGGCTGCTGCTCGCGGAGGACCAGGGAATGATGCGTGGCGCGCTGGCCCTGCTGTTGAACCTCGAACCCGACATCGAGGTGGTGGCCCAGGTCGGAACCGTCGCCGAGGCGATGGAGGCGGCCCGCGACGTTCGTCCGGACGTGGCGCTGCTGGACATCGAGATGCCCGACGGCAGCGGCCTGGACACCGCGGCGATGCTGCGGGAACAGGTGCCCGACTGCCGGGTGCTGATCCTCACCACGTTCGGCCGGCCCGGCTATCTCCGACAGGCGATGGAAGCCGGCGCGGCGGGGTTCCTGGTCAAGGACGGCCCTGTCGAGCAGCTCGCGGTGGCCGTCCGGCGGGTGCTGGCCGGTCATCGGGTGATCGATCCGGCGCTCGCCGCGGCGGCGCTGGCGGCCGGCCCGAACCCGCTCACCTGCCGGGAGCGGCACGTGCTGACCGCCGCCGCAGACGGCGCCACGATCGCCGACATCGCCGCGCGCCTGCACCTGTCCGAGAGCACCGTCCGCAACTACCTGTCGGCCGCCATCGGCAAGACCGGCACCCGCAATCGGATCGAGGCGGCCCGCAGCGCCAGGGCCAACGGCTGGATCTGA
- a CDS encoding DUF5753 domain-containing protein: MNHAVIEAMATAGLTAEALAAQVEVDPKTAGRWANPGHIPQSRHRAKVAALLGREVSELWPEVGKRREPTWFRRWADVEREALSLRWFELAWIPGLLQTEAYARATLAGEALSSGEVDRLVAARLARQAVLRRDPPMLLVAVIDEMVLRRTAGGDRSMMRDQCEHLATCATLPFVQVHVVPADVGMYAGLGGPFILAELDGGARLLHVDGQAHAQILEQATDLATLDRRWARICGDALPRAQSLALIRKAAASWT; this comes from the coding sequence ATGAACCACGCGGTTATCGAGGCGATGGCGACTGCCGGTCTGACTGCCGAAGCCCTTGCAGCTCAGGTTGAGGTGGATCCGAAGACGGCAGGGCGGTGGGCAAATCCTGGACATATCCCGCAGTCCCGCCACCGGGCGAAGGTTGCCGCCCTGCTCGGGCGAGAAGTCTCGGAGTTGTGGCCGGAGGTCGGCAAGCGGCGCGAGCCGACGTGGTTCCGGCGGTGGGCAGACGTAGAGCGCGAGGCGCTCTCGCTGCGATGGTTCGAGCTGGCCTGGATCCCGGGCCTACTTCAGACCGAGGCGTATGCGCGAGCCACCCTCGCGGGTGAGGCGTTGTCCAGTGGCGAGGTCGACCGACTCGTCGCCGCTCGTCTGGCTCGACAGGCGGTCCTGCGCCGCGACCCGCCCATGCTGCTGGTCGCGGTCATCGATGAGATGGTGCTCAGGCGCACGGCTGGCGGGGACCGGTCCATGATGCGCGACCAATGCGAACACCTGGCGACCTGCGCGACGCTGCCGTTCGTCCAGGTCCATGTCGTTCCTGCCGACGTGGGGATGTACGCCGGGCTCGGCGGGCCGTTCATCCTCGCCGAGTTGGACGGCGGCGCGCGGCTCCTCCATGTGGATGGTCAGGCCCACGCGCAGATCCTCGAACAGGCAACTGACCTTGCTACGCTGGATCGGCGGTGGGCTCGTATCTGTGGTGATGCCCTGCCGCGGGCGCAATCCCTAGCACTCATCAGGAAAGCGGCGGCCTCATGGACGTGA
- a CDS encoding FAD-dependent oxidoreductase, with protein sequence MTVLDDLPVVVIGAGPVGLAAAAHLHERGLPCTVLEAGDSVGAAVRRWGHVRAFSPWRYDIDDAARRLLADSGWAAPDPDALPTGGELVDAYLRPLAELPQIAPQVRLRARVTAIGRLGLDRLRTAGREHAPFLVRLADGEELLARAVIDASGTWGTPNVLGASGLPARGEAAAGAYLERALPDVLGADRERFAGRHTLVVGAGHSAANTLLSLAELAADAPGTQVTWAIRAASPTRAYGGGDADALPARGALGSRLRAHVEAGRIRLLTGFSVHALDPAGDRVTVTVRHPDGGQETVTVDRIVAATGFRPDHGIAAELRLDLDPVLGATRALAPLIDPNAHSCGTVPPHGVDELSHPEPGYYAVGMKSYGRAPTFLMATGYEQVRSVVAALAGDWAAARDVRLELPETGVCSSDPADSVDGEGCCGPAPEPAARGLATGLHGGLLTALPLATVDSGAGGCCAG encoded by the coding sequence ATGACCGTCCTCGACGACCTGCCCGTCGTGGTGATCGGCGCCGGCCCCGTCGGCCTCGCCGCCGCCGCGCACCTGCACGAGCGCGGCCTGCCCTGCACCGTCCTGGAGGCGGGGGACAGCGTCGGCGCGGCCGTGCGTCGGTGGGGGCACGTGCGCGCCTTCTCGCCCTGGCGCTACGACATCGACGACGCCGCCCGCCGGCTGCTCGCCGACAGCGGCTGGGCGGCACCGGACCCCGACGCGCTGCCCACCGGCGGCGAGCTGGTCGACGCGTACCTGCGGCCCCTCGCGGAGCTGCCGCAGATCGCACCGCAGGTGCGGCTGCGCGCCCGGGTGACGGCGATCGGGCGGCTCGGCCTGGATCGGCTGCGCACCGCCGGCCGCGAGCACGCCCCGTTCCTCGTCCGGCTCGCCGACGGCGAGGAGCTGCTGGCCCGCGCGGTGATCGACGCCTCCGGCACCTGGGGCACCCCGAACGTGCTCGGGGCCTCCGGCCTGCCGGCCCGGGGCGAGGCGGCCGCCGGAGCGTACCTGGAACGTGCCCTGCCGGACGTGCTCGGCGCGGACCGCGAGCGGTTCGCCGGCCGGCACACCCTCGTCGTCGGCGCCGGCCACTCCGCCGCCAACACCCTGCTCTCCCTCGCCGAGCTGGCCGCCGACGCGCCCGGCACGCAGGTGACCTGGGCGATCCGCGCGGCCTCGCCGACCCGCGCCTACGGCGGCGGCGACGCCGACGCGCTGCCCGCCCGGGGCGCCCTCGGCTCCCGGCTGCGCGCCCACGTCGAGGCGGGCCGGATCCGGCTGCTCACCGGCTTCTCCGTGCACGCCCTCGACCCGGCCGGCGACCGGGTCACCGTCACCGTGCGCCACCCCGACGGCGGGCAGGAGACCGTGACCGTCGACCGGATCGTCGCCGCCACCGGCTTCCGCCCCGACCACGGCATCGCCGCCGAGCTGCGCCTCGACCTCGACCCGGTGCTCGGCGCGACCCGGGCCCTCGCCCCACTCATCGACCCCAACGCGCACTCCTGCGGCACCGTCCCGCCGCACGGCGTCGACGAGCTGAGCCACCCCGAGCCCGGCTACTACGCGGTCGGCATGAAGAGCTACGGCCGCGCGCCGACGTTCCTCATGGCCACCGGCTACGAGCAGGTCCGCTCGGTCGTCGCCGCCCTCGCCGGGGACTGGGCGGCGGCCCGCGACGTGCGGCTGGAACTGCCCGAGACCGGGGTGTGCAGCAGCGACCCGGCCGACTCCGTCGACGGCGAGGGCTGCTGCGGGCCCGCCCCGGAGCCGGCGGCCCGGGGGCTCGCCACCGGCCTGCACGGCGGGCTGCTCACCGCGCTGCCACTGGCCACCGTGGACTCCGGCGCGGGCGGGTGCTGCGCCGGCTGA
- a CDS encoding AMP-binding protein, giving the protein METYNIVHRFADRSAVFADRPALLGDGQPVSYSALAASAGGHAALLAAAGIRPGDRVALLTPHGAPTVAAILGTLAAGAAYVPLDPGFPVDRLRHMLAAARVRAVLTAPEHRDLADRLAADHREPTGRPGTEREPGPDHREQADGPGTAVSASGVSDSVVPASVVLTTDAVAPAPLRPVPVDPDALAYVLFTSGSTGLPKAVGQTHRNLAHVVDNQIATLGIGPDDRLSLLASFSFDAAIPDLYPALLTGAAVVPVDLRRHGLAHAVEQLGKHRVTVYHSTPTVYRFLLDALGDRRLTSVRAVLLGGEQATHADAAQGRDRFAPGCVLVNGYGATEMTFAARYALPLAEADPAATGPLPIGTALPGYELHLADPETDTDADPETDTDADPSGAAPVGATKAARGDATGEIVVRGRHVAPGYLDRADDRFSRDGDGVWSYRTGDLGARLAGGDLVCLGRLDRQVKVRGFRVELTEIEAVLAACPGVGAVRAIARGGELLAYARPAGGVLDPAALRAALARRLPEYALPRAVVVVDEFPLTVTGKIDERALPEPAAEATVAKDAAGQAPATATERAVHDVWCAVLGRETIARTAGFFDVGGQSLLLGVVQQRLAARFGVRLPLLRLFENPTIEAQARLVDAPAAPDRAPVGPAPAAPATAAREYTGDEIVVVGLAGRFPGAPDPATFWWNLCAGVDAIHEHTDAELAALGIGPRLLADPRHVRAAGRFDDVADFDADFFAFGAQEAARTDPQHRLFLETAWEALEDAGHDPSRFPGLVGVYAATSANRYFLFHLMDNPAVVGDVDPDDWEARLVGRQFTDHLPGQVAYRLGLTGPALAVQSACSSSLVAVCVAAQSLADYQCDIALAGGVNVTWPRYRHTPGGMASPDGRCRAFDEAANGSGFGSGVGVVALRRLADAQADGDRIYAVLPGWAVTNDGADRAGYAVPGPSGQAAAVAGALAAAEVAPGEVRLIEAHGSGTPLGDALEVAALHEVYGGAAPAESCALGSVKTNIGHLDAAAGIAGLIKAVLAVQHGVIPPNLHFTRPHPEIDLAGGPFYVPTKARDWPQVARRVAGVSSFGLGGTNAHVVVEQPPPVEPVEARDAAVPGAAARDAAPDAVAHLLPVSARTPVALRAALRRLRQHLAGASPALAEVAATLALGRREFGCRAAVVATDLAAALAGLDELLDSVGLDGLPDAAGPAGLPDADARVAGPDGELRELALDWVAGRDVDWAALHPEGGVRRTGLPTYPFQRQRHWIDPPQKGVR; this is encoded by the coding sequence ATGGAAACATACAACATCGTCCATCGTTTCGCTGACCGTTCGGCGGTTTTCGCCGACCGGCCGGCCCTGCTCGGCGACGGCCAGCCGGTGAGCTACTCGGCGCTCGCCGCCTCGGCGGGCGGTCACGCCGCGCTGCTCGCCGCCGCCGGGATCCGCCCCGGCGACCGGGTCGCCCTGCTGACCCCGCACGGCGCGCCCACCGTCGCCGCCATCCTCGGCACGCTCGCCGCCGGGGCCGCGTACGTGCCGCTGGACCCGGGCTTCCCCGTCGACCGGCTGCGCCACATGCTCGCCGCCGCGCGGGTGCGCGCCGTGCTGACCGCCCCCGAGCACCGGGACCTGGCCGACCGGCTCGCCGCAGACCACCGGGAACCGACCGGCCGACCCGGGACCGAGCGCGAGCCCGGCCCCGACCACCGGGAACAGGCCGACGGGCCCGGCACCGCCGTGTCGGCCAGCGGCGTGTCAGACAGCGTCGTGCCGGCCAGCGTCGTGCTGACCACCGACGCGGTGGCCCCCGCCCCGCTGCGCCCCGTGCCGGTCGACCCCGACGCCCTGGCCTACGTGCTGTTCACCTCCGGCTCGACCGGGCTGCCGAAGGCCGTCGGGCAGACCCACCGCAACCTCGCCCACGTCGTCGACAACCAGATCGCCACCCTCGGCATCGGCCCCGACGACCGGCTCAGCCTGCTCGCCTCGTTCAGCTTCGACGCGGCCATCCCCGACCTGTACCCGGCGCTGCTCACCGGTGCCGCCGTCGTCCCCGTCGACCTGCGCCGGCACGGGCTGGCCCACGCCGTCGAGCAGCTCGGGAAGCACCGGGTCACCGTCTACCACTCCACCCCGACCGTCTACCGGTTCCTGCTCGACGCCCTCGGCGACCGGCGGCTGACCAGCGTCCGGGCGGTGCTGCTCGGCGGCGAGCAGGCCACCCACGCCGACGCCGCCCAGGGCCGGGACCGGTTCGCCCCGGGCTGCGTGCTGGTCAACGGGTACGGCGCGACCGAGATGACGTTCGCCGCCCGCTACGCGTTGCCGCTGGCCGAGGCCGACCCGGCCGCCACCGGCCCGCTGCCGATCGGCACCGCGCTGCCCGGCTACGAGCTGCACCTGGCCGACCCCGAAACCGACACCGACGCCGACCCCGAAACCGACACCGACGCCGACCCCAGCGGCGCAGCCCCCGTCGGAGCCACCAAGGCTGCCCGGGGCGACGCCACCGGGGAGATCGTCGTGCGGGGCCGGCACGTCGCGCCCGGCTACCTCGACCGCGCCGACGACCGGTTCAGCCGCGACGGCGACGGGGTGTGGTCGTACCGGACCGGGGACCTCGGGGCGCGGCTGGCCGGCGGCGACCTCGTCTGTCTCGGCCGGCTCGACCGGCAGGTCAAGGTGCGCGGCTTCCGGGTCGAGCTGACCGAGATCGAGGCCGTGCTCGCCGCCTGCCCGGGGGTCGGCGCGGTCCGGGCGATCGCCCGCGGCGGCGAGCTGCTCGCGTACGCCCGCCCGGCCGGCGGGGTCCTCGACCCGGCGGCCCTGCGCGCCGCCCTCGCCCGGCGGCTGCCGGAGTACGCCCTGCCCCGGGCCGTCGTCGTGGTCGACGAGTTCCCGCTCACCGTCACCGGCAAGATCGACGAGCGGGCGCTACCCGAACCGGCCGCCGAAGCCACCGTCGCAAAGGACGCCGCCGGCCAGGCGCCGGCCACCGCCACCGAGCGGGCCGTGCACGACGTCTGGTGCGCCGTGCTGGGCCGCGAGACGATCGCCCGCACCGCCGGCTTCTTCGACGTCGGCGGCCAGTCGCTGCTGCTCGGCGTGGTGCAGCAGCGGCTCGCCGCCCGGTTCGGGGTGCGGCTGCCCCTGCTGCGGCTGTTCGAGAACCCGACGATCGAGGCGCAGGCCCGCCTGGTCGACGCGCCGGCCGCGCCCGACCGCGCGCCCGTCGGGCCGGCGCCGGCCGCGCCCGCCACGGCCGCCCGCGAGTACACCGGCGACGAGATCGTCGTCGTCGGGCTCGCCGGCCGCTTCCCGGGCGCGCCCGACCCGGCGACCTTCTGGTGGAACCTCTGCGCCGGCGTCGACGCCATCCACGAGCACACCGACGCCGAGCTGGCCGCGTTGGGCATCGGCCCCCGGCTGCTCGCCGACCCCCGGCACGTGCGGGCCGCCGGCCGGTTCGACGACGTGGCCGACTTCGACGCCGACTTCTTCGCCTTCGGCGCGCAGGAGGCCGCCCGCACCGACCCGCAGCACCGGCTGTTCCTGGAGACGGCGTGGGAGGCCCTGGAGGACGCCGGGCACGACCCGTCCCGGTTCCCCGGCCTGGTCGGCGTCTACGCCGCGACCTCCGCCAACCGCTACTTCCTGTTCCACCTCATGGACAACCCGGCGGTGGTCGGCGACGTCGACCCCGACGACTGGGAGGCCCGGCTGGTCGGCCGGCAGTTCACCGACCACCTGCCCGGCCAGGTCGCCTACCGTCTCGGGCTGACCGGGCCGGCCCTGGCCGTGCAGAGCGCCTGCTCCAGCTCGCTGGTCGCGGTCTGCGTCGCGGCCCAGAGCCTCGCCGACTACCAGTGCGACATCGCGCTGGCCGGCGGGGTCAACGTGACCTGGCCCCGCTACCGGCACACCCCCGGCGGGATGGCCTCCCCGGACGGCCGGTGCCGCGCCTTCGACGAGGCCGCCAACGGCTCCGGCTTCGGCTCCGGCGTCGGCGTCGTCGCGCTGCGCCGGCTCGCCGACGCGCAGGCCGACGGGGACCGGATCTACGCGGTGCTGCCCGGCTGGGCGGTCACCAACGACGGCGCGGACCGCGCCGGCTACGCCGTCCCCGGCCCGTCGGGGCAGGCCGCCGCCGTGGCCGGCGCGCTCGCCGCCGCCGAGGTCGCCCCCGGCGAGGTACGCCTCATCGAGGCGCACGGCAGCGGCACGCCGCTCGGCGACGCCCTGGAGGTCGCCGCCCTGCACGAGGTGTACGGGGGCGCCGCGCCCGCCGAGAGCTGCGCCCTCGGCTCGGTGAAGACCAACATCGGGCACCTCGACGCCGCCGCCGGCATCGCCGGCCTGATCAAGGCGGTGCTCGCCGTCCAGCACGGTGTCATCCCGCCGAACCTGCACTTCACCCGCCCGCACCCCGAGATCGACCTGGCGGGCGGCCCGTTCTACGTGCCGACGAAGGCCCGGGACTGGCCGCAGGTGGCCCGCCGGGTGGCCGGGGTCAGCTCGTTCGGGCTCGGCGGCACCAACGCCCACGTCGTCGTCGAGCAGCCGCCCCCGGTCGAGCCGGTCGAGGCCCGGGACGCCGCCGTCCCGGGAGCCGCCGCGCGGGACGCCGCCCCGGACGCGGTCGCGCACCTGCTGCCGGTGTCGGCGCGTACCCCCGTGGCGCTGCGGGCGGCGCTGCGTCGGCTGCGGCAGCACCTGGCCGGGGCGTCCCCGGCGCTGGCCGAGGTCGCCGCCACCCTCGCGCTGGGCCGCCGGGAGTTCGGCTGCCGGGCGGCGGTCGTCGCCACCGACCTCGCCGCCGCCCTCGCCGGCCTGGACGAGCTGCTCGACTCCGTCGGCCTGGACGGGCTGCCCGACGCCGCCGGCCCGGCCGGCCTGCCCGACGCCGACGCCCGGGTCGCCGGGCCCGACGGCGAGCTGCGGGAGCTGGCCCTCGACTGGGTCGCCGGCCGCGACGTCGACTGGGCGGCCCTGCACCCCGAGGGCGGCGTGCGGCGCACCGGGCTGCCCACCTATCCCTTCCAACGTCAGCGGCACTGGATCGACCCCCCTCAGAAAGGCGTGCGGTGA
- a CDS encoding macro domain-containing protein, whose protein sequence is MVPLRIIRGDATSPQARGPKIIAHVCNDIGGWGKGFVLAVSRRWPEPERAYRQWHRERSGNDFGLGATQLVQVRPDTWVANMVAQRGVRTGSNGPPIRYDAVERCLDAVAAHATRLSASVHLPRIGCGLAGGRWERMEPLVVAALCDRDVTTAVYDHD, encoded by the coding sequence GTGGTACCACTGCGGATCATCAGGGGCGATGCGACCAGCCCACAGGCCAGGGGGCCGAAGATCATCGCCCACGTGTGCAACGACATCGGCGGGTGGGGCAAGGGCTTCGTCCTGGCCGTCTCCCGCCGGTGGCCGGAGCCCGAACGCGCCTACCGGCAGTGGCACCGCGAGCGCTCCGGCAACGACTTCGGCCTCGGCGCGACCCAGCTGGTCCAGGTCCGGCCCGACACGTGGGTGGCCAACATGGTCGCCCAGCGCGGCGTCCGCACCGGCAGCAACGGCCCCCCGATCCGGTACGACGCCGTCGAGCGCTGCCTCGACGCCGTCGCCGCGCACGCCACGCGGCTCTCCGCCAGCGTGCACCTGCCGCGCATCGGCTGCGGCCTGGCCGGCGGCCGGTGGGAGCGCATGGAGCCGCTCGTCGTCGCGGCCCTGTGCGACCGCGACGTCACCACCGCCGTCTACGACCACGACTGA
- a CDS encoding DUF397 domain-containing protein produces MDVSQARWRKSTRSGNNGGACVEVADNLPGVVLVRDTKDRAGGTLAFMPDAWAGFVGLAKRIGPVG; encoded by the coding sequence ATGGACGTGAGCCAGGCTCGGTGGCGCAAGAGCACGAGGAGCGGCAACAACGGCGGTGCGTGCGTCGAGGTCGCTGACAACCTGCCTGGTGTCGTTCTTGTCCGGGACACGAAGGACCGCGCCGGCGGGACGCTGGCCTTCATGCCGGACGCCTGGGCCGGGTTCGTGGGTCTCGCCAAGCGGATCGGCCCCGTCGGCTGA
- a CDS encoding carboxylesterase/lipase family protein produces the protein MADLVLSRTLRFGALILAAVLAAQAAPAQAAPASPASAGPVVRTDSGLVRGVTGTGFRTFHGVPYAAPPTGEGRWRAPQPVPAWSGVRDATATPERCAQNMVGGPPAGVEDCLYLNVTAPTTPGPHPVLVFVHGGSFQNGSGVDYDPARLASRGGLVVVTINYRLGVFGYLGLPGLAGSGTFGLADQQAALRWVRRNAAAFGGDPGNVTLDGESAGAASVCAQLTSPSARGLFDKAIMESGSCLTDWPDALFLPGTEAGGQFSPRATVERAGSALATTLGCPADQALTCLRGQDPAALLAATTGTGVEALTTPAYGTALLPDSPAAALRAGKALRVPALVGNNRHEHRAFIGFMEVTRGAYTAADYEAMLGAAFGDQAARVAARYPAEAYPTPGLAWAAVATDRIWACPTRTVHRLLARHAPTYAYEFAEEHGPALTVDYPWGAAHGYELPYLFDVANFLTVGTVQPELAADMIDSWARFAATGRAPWPAVRPTEAAPYARVFAVGRGGSVDLAAEHQCAFWDTIATEASAGGRSGPGATPTPVGHRSAHPRSTLRP, from the coding sequence ATGGCTGACCTCGTTCTGTCCCGCACACTCAGATTCGGCGCCCTGATCCTGGCCGCGGTGCTCGCGGCGCAGGCCGCCCCGGCGCAGGCCGCCCCGGCGTCGCCGGCGAGCGCCGGGCCGGTCGTCCGGACCGACAGCGGACTCGTCCGCGGGGTGACCGGCACCGGCTTCCGGACGTTCCACGGCGTGCCGTACGCGGCGCCCCCGACGGGCGAGGGTCGCTGGCGGGCCCCGCAGCCCGTGCCCGCCTGGTCCGGGGTCCGCGACGCGACCGCGACGCCCGAGAGGTGCGCGCAGAACATGGTCGGCGGCCCGCCGGCCGGGGTCGAGGACTGCCTCTACCTGAACGTCACCGCGCCCACCACGCCGGGCCCGCACCCGGTCCTGGTCTTCGTGCACGGCGGCAGCTTCCAGAACGGATCGGGCGTCGACTACGACCCGGCCCGGCTCGCCAGCCGGGGCGGCCTGGTCGTGGTGACCATCAACTACCGGCTCGGGGTGTTCGGCTATCTGGGGCTACCCGGGCTGGCCGGGTCCGGCACCTTCGGGCTTGCGGACCAGCAGGCCGCGCTGCGCTGGGTGCGACGCAACGCGGCCGCGTTCGGCGGGGATCCGGGCAACGTCACCCTCGACGGCGAATCGGCGGGTGCGGCAAGCGTCTGCGCGCAGCTCACCTCGCCGTCCGCTCGCGGCCTGTTCGACAAGGCGATCATGGAGTCCGGGTCGTGCCTGACCGACTGGCCGGACGCGCTGTTCCTTCCGGGGACCGAGGCCGGGGGGCAGTTCAGTCCCCGCGCGACGGTCGAACGGGCCGGTTCGGCTCTCGCCACCACGCTCGGCTGCCCGGCTGACCAGGCGCTCACCTGCCTGCGCGGCCAGGACCCGGCCGCGCTGCTCGCAGCGACGACCGGGACCGGCGTCGAGGCGCTCACCACCCCGGCTTACGGGACGGCGCTGCTGCCGGACTCGCCGGCGGCAGCGTTGCGGGCCGGGAAGGCGCTACGGGTTCCGGCGCTGGTCGGCAACAACCGCCACGAGCACCGGGCGTTCATCGGATTCATGGAAGTCACGCGGGGGGCCTACACCGCGGCCGACTACGAGGCGATGCTGGGGGCGGCGTTCGGCGACCAGGCCGCCCGGGTGGCCGCGCGCTATCCGGCCGAGGCGTACCCGACGCCGGGCCTGGCGTGGGCGGCCGTGGCGACCGACCGGATCTGGGCCTGCCCGACCCGCACCGTCCACCGACTGCTCGCCCGCCACGCGCCGACTTACGCGTACGAGTTCGCCGAGGAGCACGGGCCGGCGCTGACCGTGGACTACCCCTGGGGCGCCGCGCACGGATACGAACTTCCGTACCTCTTCGACGTCGCCAACTTCCTGACGGTCGGCACGGTACAGCCCGAACTGGCCGCCGACATGATCGATTCATGGGCGCGCTTCGCGGCCACCGGGCGGGCGCCATGGCCTGCCGTACGCCCGACCGAGGCGGCACCCTATGCCCGGGTGTTCGCGGTCGGCCGAGGCGGCAGTGTCGACCTGGCCGCCGAGCACCAGTGCGCGTTCTGGGACACGATCGCCACGGAGGCCTCGGCGGGTGGTCGATCCGGCCCGGGTGCCACGCCCACGCCCGTCGGCCACCGGTCCGCCCACCCGCGCTCGACCCTGCGCCCCTGA
- a CDS encoding flavin reductase has translation MSGGPHLPMRPLWLCRRCGAPWPCGPARLSLLVEYRGDRTALLFYLALLMQEATAHLTALNPASPPGDLTNRFLSWVRAPRPPS, from the coding sequence ATGTCGGGCGGCCCGCACCTGCCGATGCGTCCCCTCTGGTTGTGCCGCCGCTGCGGGGCCCCGTGGCCGTGCGGCCCGGCGCGGCTGTCACTGCTCGTCGAGTACCGGGGCGACCGCACCGCCCTGCTGTTCTACCTGGCGCTGCTCATGCAGGAGGCGACGGCCCACCTGACGGCGCTGAATCCGGCGAGCCCGCCCGGCGACCTGACCAACCGCTTCCTGTCCTGGGTACGCGCGCCGCGACCGCCCTCGTGA